One Capsicum annuum cultivar UCD-10X-F1 chromosome 2, UCD10Xv1.1, whole genome shotgun sequence genomic window carries:
- the LOC107871358 gene encoding uncharacterized protein LOC107871358 produces MGRSDFPEARSLRKNYTETAFLPPVVILNMLLLTVRWFCYWRKHQFLYHKFVVLFTHQSFNQMLLDYDDLMKIPFFKARTADLNGQVEKLSIHTSLLVISRIKFLLTKLIVGVEDIGCLAAVDVWKNAVASRLLVLVCIQDVGVVKAGKCCMSSLLARLRVDHIRVDIIVQVDYFN; encoded by the exons ATGGGGAGATCTGACTTTCCCGAAGCTCGTTCCTTGAGAAAAAATTACACAGAAACTGCTTTTCTACCACCGGTTGTTATTCTAAACATGCTGTTGTTAACAGTGAGATGGTTTTGCTATTGGAGGAAACATCAATTTTTGTATCACAAATTCGTCGTCTTGTTCACTCACCAATCTTTCAATCAGATGCTCCTTGATTACGACGACCTGATGAAGATTCCCTTTTTCAAGGCTCGCACAGCAGACTTAAATGGTCAAGTGGAGAAGCTAAG CATCCATACTTCCTTACTCGTAATAAGTAGGATTAAATTCCTACTCACTAAGTTGATTGTTGGTGTTGAGGACATTGGTTGTCTGGCTGCTGTTGATGTGTGGAAGAATGCTGTTGCCTCCAGATTGCTGGTTCTGGTTTGTATCCAGGATGTTGGTGTCGTGAAGGCCGGGAAATGTTGTATGTCCTCCTTGCTCGCCAGGCTGAGGGTCGATCATATCAGGGTCGACATAATCGTACAGGTTGACTATTTCAACTGA
- the LOC107860814 gene encoding nuclear polyadenylated RNA-binding protein 3: MAEAGQDEEEHTFPLKRNLPAEEEEEAAIAKSHEDEANKKQKLDDSSSVAHLNEIEEDDDDYEEGEDDDDDDEEEEEEEEESNGEAEVDRKGKGILRDDKGKGKLIEDSDSDDSTDFGGESDADTDTDLSDDLLAEVDLGNIIPSRTRRPTHRSSLKISDDPVKPDGTGA, translated from the coding sequence ATGGCAGAAGCAGGACAAGATGAAGAAGAACACACATTCCCCCTTAAAAGGAATTTACccgcagaagaagaagaagaagccgcCATTGCCAAATCCCATGAAGATGAGGCGAACAAGAAGCAAAAACTCGATGATTCGTCGTCAGTCGCCCACTTGAATGAAATCGAAGAGGACGATGATGACTATGAAGAAggtgaggatgatgatgatgatgatgaggaggaggaggaggaggaggaggagtcCAATGGAGAGGCGGAAGTCGATCGGAAAGGAAAGGGGATTTTAAGAGATGACAAGGGTAAGGGAAAGTTGATTGAGGACTCCGACTCTGATGATTCTACTGATTTTGGAGGCGAATCTGATGCTGACACCGACACTGACCTCTCCGACGATCTACTCGCCGAGGTCGATTTGGGTAACATTATTCCCTCCAGGACCAGACGTCCTACCCATCGATCTTCCCTTAAGATATCTGATGATCCCGTTAAACCTGATGGTACCGGCGCTTAA